Proteins encoded together in one Polaribacter reichenbachii window:
- a CDS encoding DUF2264 domain-containing protein, which translates to MSVFAQKQTKKDNIFHIVNPDYKLSPHTGMTKQHWKDAATYLLKGAFSYINTMDDAMKFPKQSGKSYPHNEKQVPTEKLEGLCRTLFVAAPLLKDNPNLTINKIKVAEYYRYQISKLVDATSKSFIVPRAKNGGPSQNLVEFGALALSLLVSPDTLWEPLPQATKNALAKTMLSYGDGPTVDSNWKFFNIFVLSFFKEQGYAVNEKLLVNYLEKSLKDYRGDGWYNDSPAYDYYSMWAFQMYGSLWSQYFGNKYYPEIALKFKSNFNDLKTTYPKMFSKNGQMIMWGRSISYRIGAIVPLPLMGFENDANVNYGWMRRISSGVLKQFLQHPEFMEDNVPTLGFYGAFEPAVQNYSCRGSVYWMGKAFMGLLVSDDSPFWTSIENEGAWESELKDGKVFNNFMKDSELLITNYPNIGASEVRSWCHEKVKDDWQKFRSTENYNRLSYSSAFPWQADGENGEVAMNYVIKNKKEAWEAFRLYTFKKFEDEIYYRDVVLETDENIKFNLAEIPLKNGILRVDKNNSDKAIAMRLGHYALPKFDKEIKISTKKIKGNKVTIMDNGKYQLAMIPLLGWDKTEVVSAKGLHPESINSKVINVTSSFNPKKANSTIYATLMLWKKSGEKWNKKELCPVKSIKPIHNLKEVIVKFNNGESKTIKYNE; encoded by the coding sequence TTGTCTGTATTTGCCCAAAAACAAACTAAAAAAGATAATATTTTTCATATTGTAAACCCAGATTACAAACTGAGTCCGCATACAGGAATGACAAAACAGCATTGGAAAGATGCTGCCACATATCTTCTTAAAGGAGCTTTTAGTTACATAAATACTATGGATGATGCAATGAAATTTCCTAAGCAATCAGGAAAAAGTTATCCTCATAATGAAAAACAAGTACCTACAGAAAAATTAGAGGGTTTGTGTAGAACCTTATTTGTTGCAGCTCCACTTTTAAAAGACAATCCAAATCTTACAATTAACAAAATAAAAGTTGCAGAATATTATAGATATCAAATAAGTAAATTAGTAGATGCTACAAGTAAATCTTTTATTGTTCCTAGAGCAAAAAATGGTGGGCCAAGTCAAAATTTAGTAGAATTTGGAGCCTTAGCTTTATCACTATTAGTAAGCCCAGATACTTTATGGGAACCATTGCCACAAGCAACAAAAAATGCATTAGCTAAAACAATGTTAAGTTATGGAGATGGACCAACAGTAGACTCTAATTGGAAATTTTTCAACATTTTTGTGTTAAGTTTTTTTAAAGAACAAGGTTATGCTGTTAATGAAAAATTACTGGTAAATTATTTAGAAAAGTCTTTAAAGGATTATAGAGGAGATGGTTGGTATAACGATAGTCCTGCTTACGATTACTACAGCATGTGGGCTTTTCAAATGTATGGTTCTCTTTGGTCTCAATATTTTGGTAATAAATACTATCCAGAAATTGCACTCAAATTTAAATCTAATTTTAACGATTTAAAAACCACATACCCAAAAATGTTTAGTAAAAACGGGCAAATGATTATGTGGGGACGAAGCATTAGCTATAGAATTGGTGCTATTGTACCATTGCCTTTAATGGGTTTTGAAAATGATGCAAATGTAAATTATGGTTGGATGCGAAGAATTTCTTCTGGAGTTTTAAAACAGTTTTTACAACATCCCGAATTTATGGAAGATAATGTGCCAACACTAGGTTTTTATGGAGCTTTTGAACCTGCAGTGCAGAATTATAGTTGCAGAGGTAGTGTGTATTGGATGGGGAAAGCATTTATGGGGCTTCTAGTGTCAGATGATAGTCCATTTTGGACTTCCATAGAAAACGAAGGAGCTTGGGAATCTGAATTAAAAGATGGAAAAGTTTTTAATAATTTTATGAAAGACTCAGAGCTTTTAATAACTAATTACCCAAATATTGGTGCATCTGAAGTACGTTCTTGGTGTCATGAAAAAGTTAAAGACGATTGGCAAAAGTTTAGATCTACAGAAAATTACAATCGTTTATCTTACAGTAGCGCATTTCCTTGGCAAGCAGATGGAGAAAACGGAGAGGTTGCCATGAATTATGTTATTAAAAATAAAAAAGAAGCTTGGGAAGCTTTTAGATTATATACTTTTAAAAAGTTTGAAGATGAAATATATTATAGAGATGTTGTCTTAGAAACAGATGAAAATATAAAATTTAATCTTGCAGAAATACCTTTAAAAAACGGAATATTAAGAGTTGATAAAAATAATAGTGATAAAGCTATTGCTATGCGATTAGGACATTATGCTTTGCCAAAATTCGATAAAGAAATTAAAATATCAACCAAAAAAATAAAAGGCAACAAAGTAACTATTATGGATAATGGAAAATATCAATTAGCAATGATACCCCTATTAGGATGGGATAAAACTGAAGTTGTAAGTGCAAAAGGATTGCATCCAGAAAGTATAAACAGCAAGGTTATTAATGTTACGAGTAGTTTTAATCCTAAAAAAGCCAATTCTACAATTTATGCAACGTTAATGCTATGGAAAAAATCTGGAGAAAAATGGAATAAAAAAGAATTATGTCCAGTTAAAAGTATTAAACCAATTCATAATTTAAAAGAAGTTATTGTAAAATTTAATAATGGAGAATCAAAAACAATTAAATACAATGAGTAA